Within Bacteroidota bacterium, the genomic segment TGGAAAAACTTCCCGCTCAGCACGTGGATACAGGAATGGGGTTTGAAAGATTGTGCATGGTTCTGCAGAATAAAAAATCCACTTACGATACCGATGTATTTCAGCCCATCATAAGAAAGCTTGAAGATTTGTGCGGACTGCGTTACAAATCAGATGACGAAAACAAGCAAGCTAAAATCACTAACATCGGCATGCGTGTGATTGCCGACCACATCCGCGCCATTTCATTTGCGATTGCTGACGGACAACTTCCTTCCAACACAGGTGCCGGCTATGTGATACGAAGAATTCTGCGAAGAGCCGTTCGCTATGGTTATCAGTCGTTAGGAATCAAAGAACCATTCTTATTTCGTCTTGTTCCAGTTCTCGCCAATCAAATGGGAGATTTTTTTCCCGAAATAAATTTACAGAAACTTTTTGTAGAGAAAGTCATCCGCGAAGAAGAAACCTCTTTTTTCAGAACACTGGAGCAAGGGCTGAAGAAGATTGACGATGTCTGCATCGCCATTTCAAATTCAGGAAAGGAAAAAATAGTGGATGGAAAAATTGTTTTTGAATTGTATGACACCTACGGTTTTCCTGTTGATCTGACTTCCCTCATCGCACGCCAATATGGATTAAGCATTGATGAATATGGATTTGACACGGAAATGAAAAAACAGAAAACACGCGGACGAGAAGACGCAAAAGTAGATGCCGGAGATTGGATTGAAACAGAGAATCAAGATTCAAGATTCAAGAATCAAGATTTTGTTGGATATGATTTATTAGAGACTAAATCAAAAATTATCAAATACAGAAAAGTAAAAGCGAAAGGAAAAGAACTATACCAAATCATTTTAGACAAAACTCCTTTTTATGCCGAGAGCGGAGGACAAGTTGGCGACACCGGAATACTGGAATTCGGAAGTGAAAAAATAATTATTACTGATACAAAAAAAGAGAACAACCTCATAGTACATTTTTCCGAAACGCTTCCAAAAAATTTATCTGTTGAATTTAAAGCAAGTGTAGATAAACAGAAGCGCACTCTCATAATGAACAATCATACTGCCACTCATCTGCTTCACTCTGCCTTGCGGCAGGTTCTTGGAAAACATGTTGAACAAAAAGGTTCATTGGTGAATGACGAACATCTGCGTTTTGACTTTTCACATTTCTCAAAAGTTACGGATGAAGAAATTTCCAAAATCGAAGCGCTGGTGAACGAAAAAATTCGAGAGAACATAAAAAGCGATATAAAAGAAATGCCGATTGAGCAGGCAAAAAAGTCCGGTGCGATGGCTTTGTTCGGAGAAAAATATGGAGACACTGTTCGCGTAGTTACGTTTGACAAAACTTTTTCCATTGAGCTTTGCGGAGGAACGCATGTTCCTGCTACAGGGAAAATCGGCTATTTCAAAATAACTTCTGAAAGCGCTGTGGCAGCAGGCATTCGCAGGATTGAAGCGATAACTGCAGTGAAAGCGGAAGAATTCATTAACCGACAATTCGGAACACTCAACCAGATTAAAGAACTTCTCAAAAATCCGAAAGACATTGCAAAAAGCATTGAGCAATTATACGAGCAGAATACAGAACTATCCAAACAGATAGAAAACCTTGTGCGTGAGAAAGCAAAATTCATTTCGATTGAACTGATTGGAAAAGTTCAGAATAAGAATGGAATAAATTTTATTTCAGAAAAAATAGAACTGGATTCTGCCGAAGCAATTAAAACGCTTTCGTTTGAACTGAAAAATAAAATTGAAAATCTTTTTCTCGTGCTGGGTGCGAATGTGGATGGCAAACCAAGTTTGACAGTGATGCTTTCTGATAATCTCGTGAAAGAAAAAAAACTTCACGCAGGAAACATTGTGAAAGAACTTGCAAAAGAAATAAACGGTGGCGGTGGCGGTCAGTCCTTTTACGCTACGGCAGGTGGAACTAATACAGAGGGATTAAGCAAAGCACTGGAGGCAGCGAAGAAATATTTATAGCCCATCCCCTGCCCTTCCACAAGGGAAGGGAGAATAAATACCCTCTTGAAAATGTTTTAACTAAAAGTTCTTCCCTTCGGGAAGCCTGCCCGCCATTTTTTATTTTTATTGACGGCAGGCGGGGATTTAGGATGGGCTTTGTTTTTTATTTCACCTTCTTCTGCGAAGAACCGTTTCTGTTCTTCTGAACGTCTTCCAAACGCTTTTGTAGTTTCTGCTGGAAAGAAGAAGGAGCTTTCGCAGGTTTCTTCATGTGTTCCGCTATCTGCGCGTGAAGTTTTTTCTCATCCACAAACCTGCGTATGATAAACATCTGTCCGAAAGAAATCAGATTGGCAAGTGTGTAGTAGTAACTCAACCCGGCAGAAAATTTATTAAGGAACGGAAGGAACATCACAGGCATTATGTACATCATGTATTTCATTCCCGCCATTTGCTGCTGACCGGGGTTGCTCATGAGCTGACTGTTCATGTGCGTGTAAATCAAAGTGGTGATGGTGCAGAGAATCGCCCATATGCTCATGTGGTCGCCATAGATGAAATCAATCACAGGGAGTTTTCCGAAATTCCAAACTGAATCATATGTGGAAAGATCAGTCACCCACCAGAACCCATGCTGGCGAAGTTCAATGGACGCTGGAAAAAAACGGAACAGCGCAAGAAGAATCGGCATTTGCAAAAGTGCAGGTATGCATCCAGCCAGCGGACTCACCCCTGCTTTTTTGTAAAGCGCCATGGTTGCCTGCTGTTTTTTCATCGCGTCTTCTTTGCCGAATTTTTTTCCGAGTTCCTCAATCTCCGGCTTCAGCACGCGCATTTTCGCTGATGAAACGTACGTTTTGTAAGCAACAGGAAACAAAAGCGTTTTGAAAACAAGCGTGAGGCAGAGAATGATAATGCCGTAACTGAGGTTGAAACTGTCAAGAAAATTAAAAACAGGGATCACTAAAAACTTGTTTACCCAACCAAAAATTCCCCAGCCGAGCGGAATTTGTTTTTCAAGATGCAGACCGTAACTCTTAAGCGTTTGAAAATGATTGGGTCCGAGATAAAACTTCATTCCGAAAGATTCATTCGGCTTGTGAGAATACGGAATGGTGAGATTAGCGGAATAATCTTTTACATACTTAGTGGATGTTTTCTCGTTGTGAGAAGTTACATCCGCACCTGTTTTGTCAAAATAATCATCCGCAATTATTACCGAAGTAAAAAACTGTTGCTTAAACGCAACCCATTTTGTTTTTGCCGAAAGAGTTTTTGTTTCATCTTTCATCTCGCTGATATAATCAGGGTCTTCTTCCAGATATTTGAAATACACGGTGGAGGCATTGCGCTGATTCTTGATATCCTTTTCCTGAGTAAGCGTTTTCATCGCCCAGTTCAAACTGAACTCATTCAGGTTGGATGCAACCACATCTTGCATACCCACAACATTTATTTTACAGCCGAGCATGTAGTCTTTCGCAAGCGAATATTCATACTCAATGTATTTACCGCTTTTGCCAGTACTATCAGCATTCGCGTACAAGCGCATGGAAATAGTTTGCACGCTGTCATTCTTTCCTGCGATGGGTTGAAAATATAATTCGCTGGTGTTGATGGTGCGGTTATGTTCGGTGTCAAAAAGAATTCCAAAAGAAGAAGAGTCCGCGTCAAAAAGAATCAAAGGAAGCGAATCGTTCGTGCGGTATTTTTTCAACTGTGCAGAACAAACACGGCCGCCTTTGGAAGAGATAGTGACTTTCAGTAGTTCATTTTCAATCGTAAAAAATTGATTTGAATCGGTTGCGGCTGAAGCAAAGACATCATATTTATTATTGAGCGCAACGGTCTTTGCAGAATCGGAAGTAGTTGGTTGTCCGTTGTTAGTTGTCGGTTGTTTTGTATTGGTAATGCTACTATCCACTAACAACTGACGACTGACTGTATCTTTGACTACCTTTTGTTTTTCAACTAACTCCAGTGAATCCTTCGTCTTCTTTTGCTTCTCTAATTGTTCTTTGCTCGGAGCAGAATACCACATCCATGCGAACATGATTGCGCAAATGATGACGATACCTGTGATTGAATTTTTGTCCACCGTTACTTAATAAGACGAATTACTGCTATGGTTATTTTTTAACCCGTTGGATAAAATCCTACAGGTTTAAGGAGGGCAAATATAGAATTAAATGGCTATTGTCATTTCGAACACATTCACTTTGTTCAGTGTAAACTCCGTGAGAAATCTCCTAATGATGTGTAGAAATATTATTGGGAGATTCCTCATCCCGATGAATCGGGATTCGGAATGACAAGAATCTAACGACTAATGACTCTGTACTTGCTTCTTCAGCGAACCCACTTCAACAGCCGCGCTCACAAACCCAACGAATAGCGGATGAGGTTTTGCAACCGTGCTTTTATATTCAGGATGGAACTGGACGCCAATAAAAAACGGGTGGTCTTTCAGTTCAACAATTTCAACGAGTCCGCCTTCGGGATTTATTCCAGAGGCAATCATTCCGGCTTTTTCAAAATCACCGAGGTACTCATTGGTGAACTCGTAGCGGTGGCGATGGCGCTCCGAAATATTCTTCTCTTTGTATACACTGAAAGCTTTTGTGTCTTCTTTTAACTGACAGGGATAAGCGCCCAAACGCATGGTTCCTCCTTTTTTAGTAATGTTCTTTTGCGCTTCGAGCAAATCAATCACAGGATTGGATGTGGAAGGATTTATTTCTGTAGAGTGCGCATCCGATTTTCCCATTACGTTTCGGGCAAATTCAATTACCGCGCATTGCATTCCTAAACAAATTCCTAAAAAAGGAACTTCATTTTCTCTCGCATAGCGGATGGCAGAAATCTTTCCTTCAATTCCGCGCTTGCCAAAACCAGGCGCAACAATTATTCCCGAAAGCCCTTTCAGTTTTTCAGAAACATTTTCTTCGTTTATCCATTCTGAATGAATCCACTCCACATTCACCCGGCAATTGTTCACTGCGCCCGCATGAATCAGCGATTCGGAAATTGATTTGTAAGAATCTTTCAGCTCCACATATTTTCCAATCAAGCCAATCTTCACTTCATACTTCGGATTCTTGAGTTTGTGCAGAAATTCTTTCCAGTCATCGAGATAAATATTTTCAGGAACGGGCAGGTGCAGTTTGTTCAGCACCACCACATCCAGTTTTTCTTTTTCCATCAGAAGCGGCACTTCGTAAATCGTGCTTGCGTCAATGGCTTCTATCACCGATTCGGTTTCCACATTGCAGAAGAGCGCAATTTTGTTGCGGATGTCTTTGTTCAGTTTATGTTCTGTTCGGCAAACTAAAACATCGGGCTGAACTCCGTATTCAAGAAGTGTTTTTACAGAGTGTTGTGTCGGCTTCGTTTTTAATTCTCCGGTGGTAGATAAATAAGGAATGAGTGTGAGGTGAACCACGAGACAGTCCTTGCCCATTTCCCATTTCATCTGGCGCACCGCTTCCACATACGGATGCGATTCAATATCTCCCACCGTTCCGCCAATTTCTGTGATAACGATTTGATACTTGTCGGTTTTTCCCAACAGGCGGATGCGCGATTTTATTTCATCGGTGATGTGTGGAATCACCTGCACGGTTTTGCCGAGATAATCTCCTCTGCGCTCTTTCTCAATAACGTTCAGATAAATTTTTCCGGTGGTAACATTGTTCGCCTGTGAAGTGGGCACGCTTAAGAATCTTTCGTAGTGCCCTAAATCCAAATCGGTTTCTGCGCCATCATCCGTCACGTAACATTCTCCGTGCTCATACGGATTCATGGTGCCGGGGTCAACGTTAATGTAAGGATCTAATTTCTGGATGGTGACCGAGTAGCCGCGCGCCTGTAAAAGTTTTGCGAGAGAGGATGAAATAATGCCTTTGCCGAGCGAGGAAGTAACGCCTCCCGTAACGAAAATATATTTTGCAGCACTACTCATTACGGGATGTGAAAGTACGAATTATTTATACTGCGATTACACGGATTTCAGAAAAAAAGACAAGATTACACCGATTACTTTTTTGTTGTTTATCTGTGTAATCTTAATTCTGGGCGTAACATGAGTATTATAATTATTTAAGCGACTAACTTTAATGATAAAGCATGGGGCGAAGGCATGAAAGCGCCACACTTTCGTGTTAAAGTATGGCGCTTCAATATGAATGTGTGGCACTTTAATGTTTAAGTATGGCAAATAGATGTTAAAGTCCATCACTTTAATGTTTAAGTATGACACTTAAACGTTCCCCGAAGGGGCAGAAACATGAAAGTATGATGCAAAAACTTTCTTTTCTTCGAAATTAATTATACTATGCGCGGGATAAATTGTGACATTTTCATATATGGTACAGATAACAGATTGTTACAGATGTACGGAAATACAAATCCATACAGATATGGTTTTGTTATCTGTACCACTTGTAGAATGTACTAATTTATCCTGTTTTATTTATAAAAAGGATGCTTATCCTTTCTTTTGCCTTGGCTTTGGGCTTTTGGCGCTGCCCACCACCACATTGTAGCCCCATTGGCTGAGTTCTTCTTCATTGCCTTTGTTTTCGTGAAGCAAAATGTCTTTTACTTCATCTTCCATGTTATACAGGGTGCCGGGTGTTTCCACGTCTTGCCCTTTGCCATTGCCATAAATTGTTTTTGCTTCCTGCATTGTGTCTTCGCTTTGACCTTTGAGCTTTTCTGATGCAGCGCGTTTTTGGTCGGCAGTTGTCAGCGATTCTTTAAACTTTTTCATATCTATTTTCGGATTGTTTTCCAGCGGGCTGTCTTTGCCGAGGGTTTCGTGTTGTTTAAGGATTTTGTTCAGCAGTTTGCTGAAAGCATCGGGCTTGTTTATGGGTACTTCTATGCGAACCGTTCTGCGTGCCATGGTGTGTTTGTTTTTTTACCCCGTGAAATTTTGTTTTTCAAACAATTTCACTGGGAGTAGGTTGTGCTTTGTTTGTTTTTTTTACCTGCTTTAAAAAAAGAGCGCCACTCTAACCTAAAGGTGGCGCTCTAATCTAACTATTATGAAAACGAGAGGCATTTTTTAATCTTATACAAATTAATTTGGGAATATTAATGTATCTTGTCCCAGCACCATAATGTCTCTGATATTCTGATCGGTAATTGTGCTGAAAACATTCATTGAACCGGCATACGAACAAGTAGGATGGTCAATATCATTTGGCATTCCAAATTTGGCTTTGTGCTGCAATTCATGCGGGTTGCTTCTGCAGAATGTTCCCATAAATTCTCCCTGGCAGTAAACATCTATTTGTTTGCCGTCAGCGCCATGGCATCCTTTACATAAAGAATTATAAATTGTTTGTCCGTTTGTCTTGCTTCCGCCTTTGCCGATATTTGAAAACGTTTTGGTGCCTGTTGGATAAATTCCTGATGTTGACATATCATAAAAGTCAGAATAATTATGAGCGTCATTTTTAAGGAACTTAACAATCTGCCATATTTGAGCATCGGTTAGCATTAATCCATAATCAGGCATGCTTGCATTATACGATCTGTCTGTTGCGCTTCCCATTCTTACTCTTCCTCCGGTGTGTTTAACTGCGTCAAATATTTGTCGGATATTGTGCGTCTTACCATAAACATACAAATCATTGGATGCTACAGGAGGGCGGGTAGCCGTTGGGGCTCTGTTAATGTAAGCGCCCATGCTTCCTCTCAAATCCCATCCGTGACATTGCTTGCATCTGAAAAAATCGGGATGGTTTCTTATGGTTGTATCTGTGATGTTTGATTCACTGATAAGATGGTCATATAACCTTCCGCCAATATTACCATCTGCGGCAGTATAAGCGGCTTGATCGGCAGCGCTTACGGCATCTCCATTGGTTCCGTTGGTTCCGTTAGTTCCGTCAGCGCCATCGGCACCGGCAGGTCCTGCAGGTCCTTCTTTTTTGCAACTGCTTGTAAACACAATTGCAAGCGCAAGGGCACCCATCAGCGTGAATGCGATTGCTTTGATTGGTTTTGTTTTCATAAGTGTATAGTTTTTGGTTTGTTTGATTTATTTACGTTACAATATTCTGACAATCTTCATGATTGAGTAATGATTTAGATTATGTTTAAAACAGTTTTTTGACGGAAAATAAAATCACTCCTGCTTAAATAATTCTTCTATTCCGAAATGGCGGACTATTTTTTCTAATCCTTTTGGATTGATCAGCTTGATTCTTCGCTTCAGTTTTACAATTAGCTTTTCGTTTGCAAAATCTTTCAGTTGTTTTGTAACCTGGTCGGTGTTGGTGCCGGTGAGGCAGGCAATTTCCTGCCGGCATGAAGGGAGGTTAAGGGCGCCATCATCGGGGCTGGTTCCGAAAACCGAATTAATATAGAGCAACGCTTCTGCAATTTTTTCCCTTACATTCATCTGACCGAGATACTTCATTCTTAATTCCATCTTGCGCAGTTCGCGGGAATAAAACATCATGAGCGCCATGGGCAATTGCGGGTTTTGCATGAATGAGTTGTTCAGTGTGGCATTATCTAAAAAACACACCAGCGAGGTTTCCATAGCTACCGCGCTGATTGGATATACATCATGCCCTAATCCTCTGTGCCCGAGAATATGCCCATCGGTGGCGAGGCGCACTATCTGTTCGTGCCCCATGTAGCCGTTTGCCACCACCTTTACTTTTCCCTGCTGGATGAAATACATTCCGGTAACGGGCGCTCCCTGCTTGATTATAAGTTGTTCCTTATTATACCATAACTGTTGTTTGGACGAATCAACTACATCAATCCATTTTTCCGAAAGGTTTTCCCGTATAAAGCAATGAAGGTTGCTGCAGGTTTTGCAGCTGATTTTCTTTTTCATGGAAAAAACAATGCAATACTAAGGAACTAAGAAATGGCAGGAGTGGTAAAAGAAGGTGTAATTATGGTATTAATGAAAATACCTTTCTTTGAATTGGTGGGGAGATACTTTACAAGAAGATTTGAAAAACTTCACGAAGTTGGAATCGTCAGTGAAATTTAATTCACCGGCAATTTCTTTTACGGTTTTATCCGTATGAAGAAGTAATCTTTTTGCTTCAAGTATTAATTGCTCATGGATGATTTCACCTGCACTTTTATTGCAGGTTTTCCGGCACACCGCATTCAGGTTTTGCGGGGTGGTGCATAATTTGCCTGCATACTCTTTTACTCTCCTGAAGTGAAGGTTGGATGTTTGAAGCAATTGTAAGAATGCAAGATACTTTTCCTGATGTTGCAGAGTTTGGTTATCTGGCTTCTCATACTGCATGATTTTTCCTAACAGCGCTTTCATATACCCATGAGTGATGATGGTAGAAGCGCTGGCGGTTGAGAGGTATTCTTTTTCTATTTCCGAAAAAAGAAAATGAAAGGCGGGGTCGCCATTAAGTTTGATATGATTGGTGGATTCAAGCCTTCTGACCAATGTGTACATTTCCGCCTGGTTCACATAATCAAAAAAACATTCTTTAAAAAGGATAACATACCCTTTTGGAATTTCTGTCAGCTGCCAATAATGCAGTTGCCCTCCTCTGACAATATATACTTCGGGTGGATTGATTTGAAATTTCTGCTCGTCAATCCAGTGAAACCCGGCTCCTTCACTCAGATATATTAACTCGTAATAGTTTTCATGCTTGTGAGGCGATGTTCTTTTTATTACTTCTTTAAAGCGTGAAATTTTAAAGTTGGAATCTTTTTCCAACTTATTCTTTATCTCAATAATATCATGTAGGCTCATGTAATAAATAGTTTTCTCCAGACTCCTATCTTATTGTGATTGCTGTACAAGAATATGAAGAGATGATTTCTCGCATTATGATTTGTGTCATGTGCTTTAATACTATTACGCAAACCGCAAGTTCTTTTTTGTCCGATGGAATTCTAGCAAGACGGATTTTCACAAACCGGAGCGGACTTCTTTTACTTCCGGCACAAATTTCTTTAACAAAGCTTCAATGCCCGCTTTGAGCGTAACCGCTGAAGAAGGACAACCACTGCAAGCACCGCGCATCAGGAGAGAAACCACGCCATCTTTATAGGAATGGAAAACAATCATGCCTCCATCCTGCTCCACCGCAGGGCGCACATATTGTTCCAGCACAGCAATAATTTTTTGTTCAATCTCATTTTGAGGTACGGTATGGTCAACGGAAGCCTCACCTAAATCCTCTGCCCCCTCCTGACCTCCCCCATCGGGGGAGGAAATATTCTCCCTCCCTAATGGGGAGGGCTGGGGTGGGGCTTTGGGGTGGGCTTGTAAATACTCTCTCAAAAATTCTCTGAGTTCGAGCGTAACATCATTCCACTCCACAGCATCGGTTTTGAAAAGCGTAATGTAATTGGCAGAGATGAAAACACTTTTCACGAAAGGGAATTTAAAAAGTTCGGCTGCCAGCGGAGAAGATTTTGCATCGGAAGGATTCAGAAATTCCAGCGGAAGAGAATTCTCTATTATTATTTTATTCGCCACAAACTTCATGGCAGAAGGATTGGGGGTGCTTTCCGCGTACGTGATGACGGGTGTGTTTTTAATTGTTTCCATCGAAGTACGAAGATAGTACGAACATACGAACTACGAACATGAAAAATACTAATTCGTACTTCGTAGGCCTGCCCCGTTGGAAAAATATCCAACGGGGTAAATAAAAAAGTTCGTACTTCGCTGTTGTAAATGAAACGAAAAGTAGATTTCCTCATCATCGGCTCCGGCATAGCGGGTTTAAGTTATGCCCTGAAGGTAGCGCCTTACGGAAAAGTTCTGATTCTCACAAAAGCCAACGAAGACGAATCAAACACCAAATACGCTCAGGGTGGAATTGCCGGTGTGATGTATGAACCTGATTCTTACGAGAAACATATTGAGGATACGGTAATCTGCGGTGACGGTTTGTGCGATGAAGAAGTGGTGCGCATGGTTGTGACCGAATCCACCGAGCGCATCAAAGAACTCATTGAATGGGGAGCACGCTTTGATAAAAATCCCAACGGGGAATTTGATTTGGGAAAAGAAGGCGGTCATTCTGAAAACAGGGTTCTTCATCACAAAGACAATACTGGATTTGAAATTGAGAGAGTGCTTCTCGAACAAGTTCATGCACATCCGAATATAGAAATCCTTGACCATTATTTCGCGCTGGAACTTTTGACTCAGCACCATCTCGGAAAAAAAGTTACGAGCAAATTGCCCGACACGGAATGTTACGGAGTGTTTGCATTGAATACAAATACGAATCGCATTGAACAAATTCTTTCGCGCATCACGCTGATGGCAACAGGCGGTGCAGGACATGTTTACGCCACCACGACTAATCCAATCATCGCTACTGGAGATGGAGTCGCTATGGTATATCGCGCGAAAGGAAAACTGGAGAACATGGAGTTCTTTCAGTTTCATCCGACATCTTTATACAATCCTGACGAACGCCCGTCTTTTTTAATTACTGAAGCCATGCGGGGCTTCGGAGGAATTCTGAAAACGATTGACGGGAAAGAATTCATGCAGAAATATGATAAGCGCGGTTCACTTGCTCCGCGCGACATCGTTGCGCGCGCAATAGATAACGAACTGAAAATCCGCGGAGATGATTTTGTTTATCTGGATTGTCGGCATTTAGATAAAGATGGTTTGCTGAAACATTTTCCAAACATTCAGAAAAAATGTTTATCGCTGGGAATCGATATCACGAAAGACT encodes:
- the alaS gene encoding alanine--tRNA ligase, producing MKSAKVREKFLEYFRSKDHEIVPSAPLVIKNDPTLMFTNAGMNQFKDLFLGNAPIKHTRVADTQKCLRVSGKHNDLEEVGIDTYHHTMFEMLGNWSFGNYFKKEAIKWAWELLTGVYKISPDRLYVTVFEGSGEENIPFDQEAFDAWKSYLPKDRIINGNKKDNFWEMGDTGPCGPCSEIHVDMRDEKERDKVDGKTLVNKGNPQVIEIWNLVFIEFNRKSDSSLEKLPAQHVDTGMGFERLCMVLQNKKSTYDTDVFQPIIRKLEDLCGLRYKSDDENKQAKITNIGMRVIADHIRAISFAIADGQLPSNTGAGYVIRRILRRAVRYGYQSLGIKEPFLFRLVPVLANQMGDFFPEINLQKLFVEKVIREEETSFFRTLEQGLKKIDDVCIAISNSGKEKIVDGKIVFELYDTYGFPVDLTSLIARQYGLSIDEYGFDTEMKKQKTRGREDAKVDAGDWIETENQDSRFKNQDFVGYDLLETKSKIIKYRKVKAKGKELYQIILDKTPFYAESGGQVGDTGILEFGSEKIIITDTKKENNLIVHFSETLPKNLSVEFKASVDKQKRTLIMNNHTATHLLHSALRQVLGKHVEQKGSLVNDEHLRFDFSHFSKVTDEEISKIEALVNEKIRENIKSDIKEMPIEQAKKSGAMALFGEKYGDTVRVVTFDKTFSIELCGGTHVPATGKIGYFKITSESAVAAGIRRIEAITAVKAEEFINRQFGTLNQIKELLKNPKDIAKSIEQLYEQNTELSKQIENLVREKAKFISIELIGKVQNKNGINFISEKIELDSAEAIKTLSFELKNKIENLFLVLGANVDGKPSLTVMLSDNLVKEKKLHAGNIVKELAKEINGGGGGQSFYATAGGTNTEGLSKALEAAKKYL
- the yidC gene encoding membrane protein insertase YidC, coding for MDKNSITGIVIICAIMFAWMWYSAPSKEQLEKQKKTKDSLELVEKQKVVKDTVSRQLLVDSSITNTKQPTTNNGQPTTSDSAKTVALNNKYDVFASAATDSNQFFTIENELLKVTISSKGGRVCSAQLKKYRTNDSLPLILFDADSSSFGILFDTEHNRTINTSELYFQPIAGKNDSVQTISMRLYANADSTGKSGKYIEYEYSLAKDYMLGCKINVVGMQDVVASNLNEFSLNWAMKTLTQEKDIKNQRNASTVYFKYLEEDPDYISEMKDETKTLSAKTKWVAFKQQFFTSVIIADDYFDKTGADVTSHNEKTSTKYVKDYSANLTIPYSHKPNESFGMKFYLGPNHFQTLKSYGLHLEKQIPLGWGIFGWVNKFLVIPVFNFLDSFNLSYGIIILCLTLVFKTLLFPVAYKTYVSSAKMRVLKPEIEELGKKFGKEDAMKKQQATMALYKKAGVSPLAGCIPALLQMPILLALFRFFPASIELRQHGFWWVTDLSTYDSVWNFGKLPVIDFIYGDHMSIWAILCTITTLIYTHMNSQLMSNPGQQQMAGMKYMMYIMPVMFLPFLNKFSAGLSYYYTLANLISFGQMFIIRRFVDEKKLHAQIAEHMKKPAKAPSSFQQKLQKRLEDVQKNRNGSSQKKVK
- a CDS encoding CTP synthase, with the translated sequence MSSAAKYIFVTGGVTSSLGKGIISSSLAKLLQARGYSVTIQKLDPYINVDPGTMNPYEHGECYVTDDGAETDLDLGHYERFLSVPTSQANNVTTGKIYLNVIEKERRGDYLGKTVQVIPHITDEIKSRIRLLGKTDKYQIVITEIGGTVGDIESHPYVEAVRQMKWEMGKDCLVVHLTLIPYLSTTGELKTKPTQHSVKTLLEYGVQPDVLVCRTEHKLNKDIRNKIALFCNVETESVIEAIDASTIYEVPLLMEKEKLDVVVLNKLHLPVPENIYLDDWKEFLHKLKNPKYEVKIGLIGKYVELKDSYKSISESLIHAGAVNNCRVNVEWIHSEWINEENVSEKLKGLSGIIVAPGFGKRGIEGKISAIRYARENEVPFLGICLGMQCAVIEFARNVMGKSDAHSTEINPSTSNPVIDLLEAQKNITKKGGTMRLGAYPCQLKEDTKAFSVYKEKNISERHRHRYEFTNEYLGDFEKAGMIASGINPEGGLVEIVELKDHPFFIGVQFHPEYKSTVAKPHPLFVGFVSAAVEVGSLKKQVQSH
- a CDS encoding c-type cytochrome; this translates as MKTKPIKAIAFTLMGALALAIVFTSSCKKEGPAGPAGADGADGTNGTNGTNGDAVSAADQAAYTAADGNIGGRLYDHLISESNITDTTIRNHPDFFRCKQCHGWDLRGSMGAYINRAPTATRPPVASNDLYVYGKTHNIRQIFDAVKHTGGRVRMGSATDRSYNASMPDYGLMLTDAQIWQIVKFLKNDAHNYSDFYDMSTSGIYPTGTKTFSNIGKGGSKTNGQTIYNSLCKGCHGADGKQIDVYCQGEFMGTFCRSNPHELQHKAKFGMPNDIDHPTCSYAGSMNVFSTITDQNIRDIMVLGQDTLIFPN
- a CDS encoding Crp/Fnr family transcriptional regulator, which encodes MKKKISCKTCSNLHCFIRENLSEKWIDVVDSSKQQLWYNKEQLIIKQGAPVTGMYFIQQGKVKVVANGYMGHEQIVRLATDGHILGHRGLGHDVYPISAVAMETSLVCFLDNATLNNSFMQNPQLPMALMMFYSRELRKMELRMKYLGQMNVREKIAEALLYINSVFGTSPDDGALNLPSCRQEIACLTGTNTDQVTKQLKDFANEKLIVKLKRRIKLINPKGLEKIVRHFGIEELFKQE
- a CDS encoding helix-turn-helix domain-containing protein → MSLHDIIEIKNKLEKDSNFKISRFKEVIKRTSPHKHENYYELIYLSEGAGFHWIDEQKFQINPPEVYIVRGGQLHYWQLTEIPKGYVILFKECFFDYVNQAEMYTLVRRLESTNHIKLNGDPAFHFLFSEIEKEYLSTASASTIITHGYMKALLGKIMQYEKPDNQTLQHQEKYLAFLQLLQTSNLHFRRVKEYAGKLCTTPQNLNAVCRKTCNKSAGEIIHEQLILEAKRLLLHTDKTVKEIAGELNFTDDSNFVKFFKSSCKVSPHQFKERYFH
- a CDS encoding NifU family protein — protein: METIKNTPVITYAESTPNPSAMKFVANKIIIENSLPLEFLNPSDAKSSPLAAELFKFPFVKSVFISANYITLFKTDAVEWNDVTLELREFLREYLQAHPKAPPQPSPLGRENISSPDGGGQEGAEDLGEASVDHTVPQNEIEQKIIAVLEQYVRPAVEQDGGMIVFHSYKDGVVSLLMRGACSGCPSSAVTLKAGIEALLKKFVPEVKEVRSGL
- the nadB gene encoding L-aspartate oxidase, translating into MKRKVDFLIIGSGIAGLSYALKVAPYGKVLILTKANEDESNTKYAQGGIAGVMYEPDSYEKHIEDTVICGDGLCDEEVVRMVVTESTERIKELIEWGARFDKNPNGEFDLGKEGGHSENRVLHHKDNTGFEIERVLLEQVHAHPNIEILDHYFALELLTQHHLGKKVTSKLPDTECYGVFALNTNTNRIEQILSRITLMATGGAGHVYATTTNPIIATGDGVAMVYRAKGKLENMEFFQFHPTSLYNPDERPSFLITEAMRGFGGILKTIDGKEFMQKYDKRGSLAPRDIVARAIDNELKIRGDDFVYLDCRHLDKDGLLKHFPNIQKKCLSLGIDITKDYIPVVPASHYMCGGIKVDMNGRSTIKNLYASGECSCTGLHGANRLASNSLLEAVVYAHRSAMNSIENFKKVNYCETIPEWNAERTASPEEMVLITQSMREVQSIMTNYVGIVRSNLRLKRAFDRLLILHHETESLYERTTVSPELCQLRNIIKVSYIIIKYAMLRKESVGLHYNIDYVKK